One window of the Niallia circulans genome contains the following:
- a CDS encoding sensor domain-containing protein, with protein sequence MDYKHSETKWMVAICFFVLLSVILNIFAASINKELFILLQLIITSGLLYVFYQLIKKFTYVLGEFAQSNKKLQSIFDTLDIAIWFHDLKTNKLMVTAGIEAIYGYSAEAFYKNYNLWKDVIHPADQEVLTERAELLTHQDVVVSTYRIIKPDGKIRWIKDRGIAVFDKTTGEMTEFTSVLIDITDSKENEDKFSKLVDISPDIIAVVVDYKFQYINKAGTKMLGKDYSSLQGLAISDLLFADTYQNIVQQYKKSKKLNQNVVEMEIELTKELTKNVFLEINCMPILFGGQEAVLVVGRDITSRKQAELKIKELAFTDTLTKLPNRNSCMHHLNDRLYNQEVERMSILFLDLDQFKRINDTKGHGIGDIILQEVSTILQSAIEKNDFVARLGGDEFLILLENKTKLETAETAQKIINHFSYPIVVKDDEFFVTPSIGISMYPLDGKDQESLIKNADTAMYVAKDQGKNNFQFYSASIAEKGARKMELEMALRRAISNKELELYYQPQINIYTGSIFGVEALLRWKHPVYGYLSPDEFIPIAEESNLILSIGEWVITEAFAQKKKWEREGKKDLKLAINISARQIQYTDFIPFLQKEITRLEINPEKFELEITESIMQNIELAQIELANIKNLGFQISIDDFGKGYSSLSYLTSLPIDTIKIDKTFIDDIGHPIHKGSLAKVIIDMGHNMNFFVIAEGVETENQIDFLIKHQCDIVQGYYFSKPLTSSELEKYYL encoded by the coding sequence ATGGATTATAAACACAGTGAAACAAAATGGATGGTAGCCATTTGTTTTTTTGTACTTTTATCTGTAATTTTAAATATCTTTGCTGCTTCTATAAATAAAGAGCTTTTTATTCTACTGCAATTAATTATTACTAGTGGCTTACTATATGTTTTTTATCAATTAATAAAAAAGTTCACCTATGTACTTGGCGAATTTGCTCAAAGCAATAAAAAATTACAGTCTATTTTTGACACACTGGACATTGCGATTTGGTTTCATGATTTGAAAACAAATAAATTAATGGTAACAGCTGGAATTGAAGCTATTTATGGTTATTCAGCAGAGGCATTTTATAAAAATTACAATTTGTGGAAAGATGTAATCCACCCAGCTGATCAAGAAGTTTTGACGGAACGAGCAGAGCTTTTAACCCATCAAGATGTCGTTGTCAGCACTTATCGTATTATTAAACCAGATGGAAAAATCCGCTGGATAAAAGATAGAGGAATCGCTGTATTTGATAAAACAACTGGGGAAATGACCGAGTTTACAAGCGTGTTAATTGATATAACGGATAGCAAAGAAAACGAAGATAAATTCAGTAAACTGGTCGATATTTCACCAGATATTATTGCAGTAGTAGTTGATTACAAGTTTCAATATATAAATAAGGCTGGCACCAAAATGTTAGGTAAAGACTATAGTTCTTTACAGGGACTAGCCATAAGCGATTTACTTTTTGCAGATACTTATCAAAATATTGTGCAACAATATAAGAAAAGCAAAAAGTTAAACCAAAATGTCGTTGAGATGGAAATTGAATTGACGAAAGAATTAACGAAAAACGTATTTTTGGAAATCAATTGCATGCCAATTCTTTTTGGCGGACAAGAAGCTGTTTTGGTTGTTGGAAGAGATATTACATCCCGGAAACAGGCGGAATTAAAAATTAAAGAACTAGCTTTCACAGATACGCTAACAAAATTACCAAATCGAAACAGTTGTATGCATCATTTAAATGATCGACTCTATAACCAAGAAGTGGAAAGAATGTCTATATTGTTTTTAGACTTGGATCAATTTAAACGAATAAATGATACGAAAGGACATGGGATAGGAGATATCATTTTACAAGAAGTATCTACTATTTTGCAATCAGCTATCGAAAAAAATGATTTTGTTGCTCGCCTGGGGGGAGATGAATTTTTAATCCTATTAGAGAATAAAACAAAATTAGAAACAGCTGAGACTGCCCAAAAAATAATAAACCACTTTTCTTATCCTATTGTAGTGAAAGATGACGAATTTTTCGTGACACCAAGTATCGGTATCAGTATGTATCCATTAGACGGAAAAGATCAAGAATCATTAATAAAAAATGCCGATACAGCGATGTATGTTGCCAAAGACCAGGGAAAAAATAATTTTCAATTTTACTCCGCTTCCATTGCAGAAAAAGGAGCGCGAAAAATGGAATTGGAGATGGCACTAAGAAGAGCTATTAGCAATAAAGAACTAGAGTTGTACTATCAGCCGCAAATCAATATCTATACTGGCAGCATATTTGGTGTCGAAGCTCTGCTACGTTGGAAACACCCGGTATACGGCTATTTGTCTCCAGATGAATTTATCCCAATTGCTGAGGAATCTAATCTAATACTATCGATTGGAGAATGGGTCATAACGGAGGCATTTGCGCAGAAAAAGAAATGGGAAAGAGAAGGAAAAAAAGATTTAAAACTTGCTATCAATATTTCGGCTCGTCAAATTCAATACACTGATTTCATACCTTTTCTACAAAAAGAAATAACAAGATTAGAAATAAATCCAGAAAAATTCGAGTTAGAGATAACGGAAAGCATTATGCAAAATATTGAATTAGCCCAAATCGAATTAGCTAATATTAAAAACCTTGGCTTTCAAATATCGATTGATGATTTTGGCAAAGGCTATTCTTCGTTAAGTTATTTAACATCACTGCCTATTGATACCATTAAAATTGATAAAACTTTTATTGATGATATAGGCCATCCTATCCACAAAGGCTCTTTAGCTAAAGTCATTATTGATATGGGACATAATATGAATTTTTTTGTCATTGCAGAAGGAGTAGAGACAGAAAATCAAATCGATTTTCTCATTAAACATCAATGCGATATCGTACAAGGTTATTACTTTAGCAAACCATTGACCTCATCTGAGTTAGAAAAGTACTATTTATAA
- the cstA gene encoding carbon starvation protein CstA, protein MNAVTIVIASACILMIAYRLYGTFMAVKVLKLNDKEKTPAHELNDGKDYVPTNKWVTFGHHFAAIAAAGPLVGPILAAQFGYLPGLIWLLIGAVIGGAVHDAVVLFASMRKKGKSLSEVAKEELGPVAGFCTGLAMLFIITITMAGLSMVVLHALERNPWGTFSVGITIPIAMGVGIFYKKTGNLKLCTTIGFILLMIGVFVGPMIQDTVMGDWLTLDTKTLAIILPIYAFFAAALPVWLLLAPRDYLSSFMKIGVFIALIIGVFIINPAIEFPAFTEFVNGGGPVIAGPVWPFISITIACGAISGFHAFVGSGTTPKMLDKWTDIKVVGFGAMLVECLVGIMALIAATALHPGDYFAINSSPEVFRTLGMSVSNLPELSREIGIDLEGRTGGAVTLAVGMSYIFTEISWFSHLASYFFQFVIMFEAVFILTAIDAGTRTARYLIQDFLGEFYKPLKRVDWLPGSIFASALACLMWGYLLFSGDISSVWALFGVSNQLMATIGLIVGATVILKVADKRRYMLTCLIPMAYLFVTVNYAGVWMVKNVYLNPEASGYNVLNAVLSIIMLILGVIIIIAATKKWFDTWNTPRVHVEAPNLN, encoded by the coding sequence ATGAATGCGGTTACAATCGTTATTGCATCTGCTTGTATTTTAATGATTGCTTATCGGTTATATGGGACTTTTATGGCTGTAAAAGTATTAAAGCTTAACGATAAAGAAAAAACTCCAGCACATGAACTTAATGACGGAAAAGACTATGTACCGACCAATAAATGGGTGACCTTTGGACACCATTTCGCAGCAATAGCGGCAGCTGGTCCCCTTGTAGGACCTATTCTTGCTGCACAGTTTGGTTATTTGCCTGGATTGATTTGGCTGTTGATTGGGGCTGTTATCGGAGGGGCTGTACATGATGCGGTCGTATTATTTGCGAGTATGAGAAAAAAAGGAAAATCATTATCTGAAGTAGCAAAGGAAGAACTTGGCCCCGTTGCAGGTTTTTGCACAGGACTTGCTATGTTATTTATTATCACCATTACCATGGCTGGTTTATCGATGGTAGTTCTACATGCTTTAGAAAGAAATCCATGGGGGACATTCTCGGTAGGAATTACTATCCCAATTGCAATGGGTGTAGGCATATTTTATAAAAAAACAGGTAATCTCAAACTATGCACAACCATTGGATTTATTCTGTTAATGATAGGTGTATTTGTAGGACCGATGATCCAAGACACCGTAATGGGAGATTGGTTAACTCTTGATACAAAAACATTAGCTATTATTCTTCCTATTTATGCATTCTTTGCAGCTGCTCTACCTGTATGGCTGTTATTGGCACCGCGAGATTATTTAAGTAGCTTTATGAAAATCGGTGTATTTATCGCCCTTATTATTGGTGTATTTATTATTAACCCTGCTATTGAATTTCCTGCATTTACGGAATTTGTAAATGGAGGGGGACCAGTTATCGCAGGACCAGTATGGCCGTTTATTTCCATTACGATTGCATGTGGTGCTATTTCCGGATTTCATGCCTTTGTCGGCTCTGGCACAACACCAAAGATGCTTGATAAGTGGACTGATATTAAAGTAGTTGGTTTTGGTGCGATGCTCGTCGAATGTTTAGTAGGGATTATGGCACTTATTGCTGCAACTGCTCTTCATCCCGGAGATTATTTCGCGATCAATTCTAGCCCAGAAGTATTTCGAACACTTGGCATGAGTGTATCAAACTTACCAGAATTAAGTCGTGAAATCGGCATTGATTTAGAAGGAAGAACGGGAGGGGCAGTTACATTAGCAGTTGGAATGTCTTATATTTTCACAGAAATTTCTTGGTTCTCCCATCTAGCATCTTATTTCTTCCAATTTGTGATTATGTTTGAAGCGGTCTTTATATTAACAGCCATTGATGCAGGGACGAGAACTGCACGCTATTTAATTCAAGATTTTCTTGGTGAGTTCTACAAACCACTAAAAAGAGTGGATTGGCTGCCTGGTTCTATTTTCGCAAGTGCATTAGCATGTTTAATGTGGGGATATCTCTTATTTTCAGGAGATATTAGCTCGGTATGGGCACTATTCGGTGTCTCAAATCAGCTCATGGCAACGATCGGGCTGATTGTTGGAGCAACCGTTATTTTAAAAGTGGCTGATAAACGTAGATATATGCTGACTTGTCTTATACCGATGGCATATTTATTTGTAACAGTAAATTATGCTGGGGTGTGGATGGTTAAAAACGTTTATTTAAACCCAGAAGCGTCAGGTTATAATGTGCTTAATGCCGTACTATCAATCATCATGCTAATATTAGGGGTTATCATAATTATAGCTGCAACCAAAAAATGGTTTGACACCTGGAATACGCCCCGCGTTCATGTGGAAGCACCGAATCTAAATTAA
- a CDS encoding methyl-accepting chemotaxis protein produces the protein MRKILKRFHYSMTIKKKLYASFFVLLFIPTIFIGSFSYFNSKNQLEEEIMDNASQQVKRLDENINSELSTKIKQVDKLRKDWGEESKPVSNEQILATLEDYYYFYDDIDSIFYATKQGQYIQKPDRQMADNYDPTASEWFIKAEENPEEIYISDPYISASTNEMVVTIAGSTKDSDKVIGLKIKLSAIQSIVSNVTIGKKGYAFLIDENNAYMAHPSEKIGEIGTENYIEQMNRKEYGTFTYSLDNKEKKLTYLTNKLTGWKIAGSMYAKEVSEASSPILKASFWAIILFVFIGSILIYFNTQSILKPLNQLKEKAGLVGKGDLTQKLIVKRKDEIGHLTSSFQKMQDSLRHIIIYMEKSISQVAASSENLTISSTSSTKVVEDLVSVTQEIASKADYQKQQIEANSTKLKEITERTGFIRENSLSMSNLSTMTVEKAKEGERAIYQAEEQMQLIVESVNKSDKQIDDLNKRSKEVESIIQLISSIANQTNLLALNAAIEAARAGESGKGFSVVAEEIRTLAETTQHSATEIEHLIKGIQTDTHSTVDRMKSVHQQVDGGLSIMSSVKSAFHSISTSMNETTPIINRVTISSEEVYQHIKLLSETFDTLLLFSKQNAELSEEISAASEEQLASFEEVSASAITLAETADHLKNLISQFHY, from the coding sequence ATGAGAAAAATACTAAAGCGATTTCATTACAGCATGACGATTAAAAAGAAACTTTATGCAAGCTTTTTTGTTCTATTATTTATTCCAACTATCTTTATTGGGAGCTTTTCCTACTTCAATTCCAAAAATCAGCTAGAGGAAGAAATAATGGACAATGCTTCCCAGCAAGTTAAACGGTTAGACGAAAATATCAACAGCGAATTATCCACTAAAATAAAGCAAGTGGATAAACTTCGAAAAGATTGGGGAGAAGAAAGTAAACCTGTATCAAACGAGCAAATACTTGCTACACTAGAAGACTATTATTATTTTTATGATGACATTGACAGCATATTTTATGCTACAAAGCAAGGACAATATATACAAAAGCCAGATAGGCAAATGGCAGATAATTACGATCCAACCGCAAGTGAATGGTTTATTAAAGCAGAAGAGAACCCTGAAGAAATTTATATTTCTGATCCATACATATCTGCAAGTACAAATGAAATGGTTGTTACGATTGCTGGAAGCACCAAAGATAGCGATAAAGTAATTGGTTTAAAGATTAAACTTAGTGCCATACAATCTATTGTGAGCAATGTCACAATAGGTAAAAAAGGATATGCTTTCCTTATTGATGAAAATAATGCTTATATGGCACATCCTAGTGAAAAAATTGGAGAAATCGGTACAGAAAACTATATCGAGCAGATGAATAGGAAAGAATACGGGACTTTTACATATAGTTTGGATAACAAAGAAAAAAAACTTACTTATCTCACCAATAAGCTTACAGGCTGGAAAATAGCAGGGTCCATGTATGCAAAAGAAGTATCAGAGGCTTCATCTCCAATCTTAAAAGCATCATTTTGGGCCATCATTCTTTTTGTTTTCATTGGTTCCATTCTTATTTATTTCAATACCCAATCTATCCTTAAGCCACTAAATCAATTAAAAGAAAAAGCAGGACTAGTTGGGAAAGGTGATTTAACACAAAAACTAATTGTTAAAAGGAAAGACGAAATTGGTCATTTAACTTCTTCCTTTCAGAAAATGCAAGATAGTTTAAGGCACATTATTATCTATATGGAAAAAAGTATCAGCCAAGTTGCTGCCTCTAGTGAGAATCTTACCATCAGCTCTACTTCATCAACGAAGGTTGTTGAAGATTTAGTGTCTGTTACCCAAGAAATAGCATCTAAAGCTGATTATCAAAAACAACAGATAGAAGCAAATTCTACTAAGCTGAAAGAGATCACCGAGAGAACGGGATTTATTAGAGAAAACTCGTTGTCCATGTCCAATTTAAGCACAATGACAGTTGAAAAAGCGAAAGAAGGAGAACGCGCCATCTATCAAGCAGAAGAACAAATGCAGCTAATTGTGGAATCAGTCAATAAGTCTGATAAACAAATTGATGATCTGAATAAGCGTTCAAAAGAAGTGGAATCAATTATTCAATTGATAAGTTCCATTGCAAACCAAACGAATTTATTGGCTCTTAATGCTGCAATAGAAGCAGCAAGAGCAGGGGAAAGCGGAAAAGGTTTTTCGGTAGTAGCAGAGGAGATTAGAACATTAGCGGAAACTACGCAACACTCTGCCACAGAAATTGAGCACCTAATAAAAGGGATTCAAACGGATACACATTCAACAGTAGATCGAATGAAAAGTGTTCATCAGCAAGTAGATGGGGGACTATCCATTATGTCTTCGGTCAAATCAGCATTTCACTCTATTTCCACTAGTATGAATGAAACGACGCCGATTATTAATCGAGTAACTATCTCTTCTGAAGAGGTGTATCAACACATTAAATTGCTTTCTGAAACCTTTGATACATTACTTTTATTTAGCAAACAAAATGCTGAATTATCAGAAGAAATTTCAGCAGCTTCTGAAGAGCAGCTCGCATCCTTTGAGGAAGTATCTGCTTCTGCCATTACACTTGCTGAAACAGCTGATCATTTAAAAAATCTAATCAGTCAATTTCATTATTAA
- the glsA gene encoding glutaminase A has translation MPCQSNEELESILLEAKQYTHNGKVADYIPALSKANPDDLSVAIYHSDGTCYSAGCIHEKITLQSISKVITLALALIESGEEYVFSKVGYEPTGDPFNSIVKLEMSNPSKPLNPMINAGALAVTHMIEGNTVDERFQKIIEFVKLLSGNSDIGYSAEVAKSEFDTSHLNRALCFFMKQHGIINEDVEELLDLYTKQCSIEVNCLDLARIGIVFALDGKEPVTNKQLMPAHVARICKTFMVTCGMYNASGEFAVRVGIPAKSGVSGGILGAVPSRFGIGISGPALDDKGNSVAGLKLLEILAKKYDLSMF, from the coding sequence ATGCCTTGTCAATCTAATGAAGAATTAGAAAGTATCTTGTTAGAAGCAAAACAATATACACATAATGGGAAAGTTGCTGATTATATCCCAGCACTTAGCAAAGCAAACCCAGATGATTTATCTGTAGCTATTTATCACTCTGATGGTACATGTTATTCAGCAGGCTGCATTCATGAGAAAATTACTTTACAAAGCATTTCAAAAGTCATTACTTTAGCATTAGCACTAATTGAATCAGGAGAAGAGTATGTTTTTAGTAAAGTTGGCTATGAGCCTACTGGCGATCCATTTAATTCTATTGTAAAACTAGAAATGAGTAACCCATCGAAGCCATTAAATCCGATGATAAACGCAGGCGCTCTTGCTGTTACTCATATGATTGAAGGGAACACAGTCGATGAACGATTCCAGAAGATCATTGAATTTGTTAAGCTCTTATCAGGAAATAGTGATATAGGTTATTCAGCAGAGGTGGCTAAATCAGAATTTGATACATCGCATTTGAATAGAGCACTTTGTTTCTTTATGAAACAACATGGCATCATTAATGAAGATGTGGAAGAATTATTGGATTTATATACAAAGCAATGTTCAATCGAAGTAAATTGTTTAGATTTAGCACGAATCGGGATCGTATTTGCTTTAGATGGTAAGGAACCTGTCACAAACAAACAGTTAATGCCAGCACATGTAGCTCGTATTTGCAAAACATTTATGGTTACATGCGGCATGTATAATGCATCTGGAGAATTCGCTGTTCGGGTCGGAATCCCTGCAAAAAGTGGTGTTTCCGGCGGAATTTTAGGCGCAGTACCTTCTCGCTTTGGAATTGGCATTTCTGGTCCCGCACTAGATGACAAAGGCAATAGTGTTGCGGGCTTAAAACTATTAGAAATTCTTGCAAAAAAATATGATTTAAGTATGTTCTAA
- a CDS encoding M20 family metallopeptidase, with protein sequence MKQIILDTINENEAKFKDISIYIGENPELGHEEFKACEILTDTLKQHGFNVEIGICDLPTAFKATFDSGNDGPVIGYMAEYDALPELGHACGHNLIGTMGIAAGIGLSKVLSETGGKVIVYGTPAEETKGGKVTMAEAGIFEELDVAMMVHPLDNYMTSADSLAMDAIQFEFFGKAAHAAASPHLGINALDAVLQTFNSINALRQHIKSDARIHGVITEGGKAANIVPDYAVAQFYVRAGKREEVNKLVEKVKQCAEGAALQTGATVKSSFYEFSYDDMITNQTLSDLFTKQLVDLGVDASEIQEQRDGSGSLDMGNVSQVVPSIHPYVKICNEAYACHTHEFREAAMSDQGRDAMILGAKSMALTGLEILTNKELLAEIKAEFIKNKN encoded by the coding sequence ATGAAACAAATCATCCTAGATACAATTAATGAAAACGAAGCAAAATTTAAAGATATAAGTATTTATATTGGAGAAAATCCTGAGTTAGGCCATGAAGAATTTAAAGCTTGTGAAATTTTAACTGATACCTTAAAACAGCATGGTTTTAACGTTGAAATAGGGATCTGTGATTTACCTACTGCCTTTAAAGCAACCTTTGACAGCGGCAATGATGGTCCCGTTATCGGCTATATGGCAGAATATGATGCACTTCCTGAGCTTGGTCATGCATGTGGACATAATTTAATCGGGACTATGGGAATTGCTGCTGGAATTGGTCTTAGTAAAGTTTTAAGCGAAACAGGAGGAAAAGTGATTGTTTACGGTACGCCTGCTGAGGAAACAAAAGGCGGGAAAGTAACAATGGCAGAAGCAGGAATTTTTGAGGAGCTAGATGTGGCAATGATGGTCCATCCATTAGATAATTATATGACGAGCGCCGATTCACTTGCAATGGACGCTATCCAATTTGAATTTTTCGGCAAAGCTGCTCATGCTGCAGCAAGCCCGCATTTAGGCATTAATGCACTAGATGCTGTATTACAGACCTTTAATAGTATCAATGCTCTAAGACAGCATATAAAGTCAGATGCGCGTATCCATGGAGTAATCACAGAAGGTGGAAAAGCGGCAAATATTGTCCCTGACTATGCTGTTGCACAGTTTTATGTCCGAGCAGGAAAAAGAGAAGAAGTTAATAAATTAGTAGAAAAAGTAAAACAATGTGCAGAGGGAGCTGCCCTGCAAACAGGTGCTACAGTTAAATCTAGTTTCTATGAATTCTCCTATGATGATATGATTACCAACCAAACTTTATCTGATTTATTTACAAAACAGCTTGTTGATTTAGGCGTAGATGCATCTGAAATACAGGAGCAGCGGGATGGTTCAGGATCCCTTGATATGGGCAATGTCAGCCAAGTAGTTCCATCTATTCATCCCTATGTAAAAATCTGTAATGAGGCATACGCTTGTCATACTCATGAATTTAGAGAAGCTGCTATGTCTGATCAAGGTAGAGATGCCATGATTTTAGGTGCAAAATCAATGGCTCTTACAGGTTTAGAAATTCTTACGAATAAAGAATTACTCGCAGAAATAAAAGCCGAATTTATAAAAAATAAAAACTAG
- the speD gene encoding adenosylmethionine decarboxylase, translated as MSLTPQQRIELHGFNNLTKSLSFNMYDICYTRTKSEREAYLQYIDEQYNAERLTKILKNVSDIIDAHVLNIAKQDYEPQGASVTLLVSEGPVADTSKEVFKESPGPLPGSVVMHLDKSHITVHTYPEYHPDEGISTFRADIDVSTCGEISPLKALNYLIHSFDTDIMIIDYRVRGFTRDILGHKLFIDHDINSIQNYIPEEAKSQFDMIDANIYQENIFHTKCKLKQFHLNNYLFACKEEELTEDDRMMITAKLTQEMNEIFYGKNIK; from the coding sequence ATGAGTTTAACACCTCAGCAGCGTATAGAATTACATGGTTTTAACAATTTAACTAAGTCATTGAGCTTTAATATGTATGATATCTGTTATACTCGAACAAAAAGCGAGAGAGAAGCTTATCTTCAATATATCGATGAGCAGTATAACGCTGAGCGGCTGACAAAAATCTTGAAAAATGTTTCCGATATTATTGACGCACATGTTCTAAATATTGCAAAGCAAGACTATGAACCACAAGGAGCAAGTGTAACACTGCTCGTATCTGAGGGACCAGTTGCTGATACTTCAAAAGAAGTATTTAAGGAATCACCTGGACCACTTCCAGGCTCCGTTGTTATGCATCTCGACAAAAGCCATATAACGGTCCATACATATCCTGAATATCATCCAGATGAAGGAATCAGTACATTTCGTGCCGATATTGATGTTTCGACGTGTGGAGAAATTTCGCCATTAAAAGCACTAAACTATTTAATCCACTCTTTTGATACAGATATAATGATTATAGATTATCGTGTAAGGGGATTTACCCGTGATATACTTGGGCATAAACTATTTATCGATCATGATATCAATTCCATTCAAAACTATATTCCCGAAGAAGCAAAATCACAATTTGATATGATTGATGCTAATATCTATCAAGAAAATATATTTCATACAAAATGCAAGTTAAAACAATTCCATTTAAATAATTATTTATTTGCCTGTAAAGAAGAAGAACTGACTGAAGATGATCGTATGATGATAACAGCAAAACTCACACAGGAAATGAATGAAATTTTTTATGGGAAAAATATAAAGTGA